In the Paenibacillus sp. FSL R7-0337 genome, ATTTTTATAATAATAAGGGACATTCGCCCAAGGTGAAGCAGCTGGTTAAGCATATACGCGATCTGGACTACCGGCTGACCGATACGGAGCTGGAGGCCTTCATGCTGGAATGCCAGCTGATCAAAGAGATCAAGCCGATGTATAACCGCAAAATGAAAAACCCGCTCGCCTACAGCTATATTTCCATTGTGGATAAGGCGCCTTACCGGCAGATTGAGATTGGCTACGAGCCAAGTACAGAGGCGGGCAGCCTCGTATATGGCCCTTATACCAGCCGGAGTACGGTGGAGAGAGCTGTGCTGGGCATCAAGGAATCACAGCGCATTCTGTGCAGCAGCCCTCATTCCCGCAGCTCCCGCTGCCTGAACCATTCGCTGGGCTTATGCATCGGCATGTGCGGGGGCGGGGAGGCTGCTGTGGCACAGTATGAAGCCGTCATAGACGGGATAATCTGCTTACTGGAAGGCAAAGACAGCGTGATTGTGGCCGGACTGGAAGCCCGGATGGAGGACGCTGCGTTGCGGTTCGACTTCGAGACCGCCGCCAAATTCCGCGATTATCTGGGGGCCGTCCATTCGCTGCTGCAGAAGGAGCAGGTGATTGAATTCACCGGAGCGAACAAGAATATTATCGTGCTGGAGCCAGTGGACGATCAGTCCCATAAGCTGATCCTTATCAAGGGCAGCGTGATCCTCTACCGCACCCTGCTGGCAAGAGACGCGCTGAACGAAGGGCAGCTCACCGGGAGGATCGCTGCATCCGCCCGGGAGGTCTTTCGCAGCAGCAGCCAGACCGCCGCTACGGAAGAGATGAGCCGCCACAAGATCGACGAGGCCCAGATCATCTACAGCTACCTGAAGAGCAGCTCCAGCCATTATCTGCTCGTCCCGCCGGAGTGGCTGGACGATGAGGGTGTGACGGGGTTAGAGGAAGGGATAGCGGAACTGGTTCAGTCCTCTGTCTTGGATATGTAGCAATTGATTATAGAGAAACTCTACCATCAGCCCCCTGATGAATCATGTCATAATTGTATGATCGTTGACGATTCATTGAATACAGGAGGACATTGATGAACATACAGATTATTCATCCGGAAGCAGACCAGTATGGGAACAGCAGAGAGAATATCTTCATTGCTTTGGGTGAGCAAGGAGATTACCTGGGCAGTGCCTATACTTATCCGGCGATCAATCATCACCAGACACCGGACACCCCGTATCTGATCTATATAAGCGTTGACCCCGCTGAACATTCGGATGAAATTGCACAGCAGGAAGTTAGCCGGGAGCTGTTTAACCAAGTGCTGATCCGGGCGAGAGAGCTGCGGGCATTACGGCCGGATTTAACCGCCAGAATCTACGGCGAATTCCAAGCAGACCAGAAGCAGCGTGACTTTTACATAGGGACCGAGTTCGAAGCGGATTACAGCATAATTATGGAGGCCTCTATTGCGGAAGGCTTCACTTACAACCTGCCGGAAGAGATAACCGTCCAGCCGGAGGACCTTCATTCAGCGGACAGACGGATAGTCTACAAAGAGCGTTACGATACCATATTCATCACCCCGCTCAATCTGGACACACTTGCAGAGCAAGGCAGACATCCCCATTTCCACAATCTTTCATTTGGGCGGGACGGCAGGCTGCTGGGAGGCTGTACCTTTTGGGCGGCAGATGGCTACGGTTATATTGAAACGCTCTATGTTATGCCAGAAGCCCGGGGAACCGGCATTGCCAAGGTGATCATAAATTATATTTTTGATTATTTCTTGGCAAATGGGATGAATCTGATCAGACTTGAGGTCTGGGAGCTGAACACCCGCGCAGTAGCACTCTACCGGTCCTTAGGATTCACTAGGGTGGAGCAGAAAACTATGTTTCCCGGGATCACCTTGTAGGCACATTGCGGCAGGCTGTATTACTCTTAATACACCGCCTGCGGCGCAAACGGCCCGGTGCCTTTTAACGTATAGTCGTAGAATTCAAGAATCAGCCTATTCATCGTCTCAATACAGTAATACTTATCGATATCCGCCCGTCCGTGTTGAAGCACATTGGCAAGGATCGGGGAGAACAGCGGCAGATCGGTCAGGCTTAAGTGCTTGGCTCCCTCAAAATGAACGGTATACGCGTCCTTGAAGTTCGGATTGGCAGTGTTATTCGCTGCGTAAGCCGAGTTCTTCCCGAGCTGTCTCCACACATCGTCCGTGTATAGGTTCAGCAGCTGTACGCGGTAGGGCTCATTAGTGGCAGCCAGATCATTGATCTTCCGGTCATAAACCAGCTCGGTGAAGAACGGGGCATCCAGATTCACAACAGCATCCACATCGCTGCGCTCCCGGCCAAGCGCGACGCTTGCCGCACCACCCATAGAGTGGCCGATTACGCCAATGTGCTCCGTATCTATCCGTTGGTACACGGGGTCTCCGCTACTGGCGGCTTTCTCCAGGATATGATCGATTACCAGATTCATATCCCCGGTGCGCAGCTTCATCCATTTACGCGTAAGGCCATACAGCTCTTCTACGGTGTATACTCCGTCCTTATTGGAATCGTTAACCTCCCGCATATATTCTGCATTAACCATAGTGACCTTCCCGTCCACACCCTGTGTATAAAAAGAATGGTAAGGATGATCGATGGATACCACAACATAGCCGTGACTGGCCAGCTCCGTGAAGGTTGAAGCGTTGCTCTCTCTAACCCCGAAGGCTCCATGAGAAAAGACGATCAGCGGATACGTGCCCTCCGCATGGCCCGGATACCAAAATTCCACATTCACCCGCCGGTGCTCCCCCGTATCTGTAAACTCCTCTACTCGGATAGGGTCTGTATAGGTGTATACAGCCGTACTGACTTCATACTCCCCGGTCACTTCAGGTGCACGGTACTGCGGGAATAGAATAGGAGGGATAAGTGCGATTAGCAGCGCCACAGCGGTTAGCAGCCTTTTCCACACCCGGGTTGAACGCCTGAACGGTCTCACGTCTGTCTTCTTGCGGATCAGATCCACCGAGCCTTTCAGCGCAAAAATAAACAGTAATACCGCCAGTAATACCCAACTGAAGCTCCAATCGATAACGGGGGACCATGTCAGAATAACGAAAACGATAAACAGGGTAATTCTAATCCAGCTTATGAGCTTAATGCGGCTGTGCATAGGGATTCTCCTTTTCGCGTCAGATGATGATCTCATCATAAAAAACTGCGAAAAGGGTGTATACCCATTTACGGTAAGCTGTAGCTACAGGGCAATAAGATGCACAAAATCACCATTAAGTGGGTAGTTAACTGCATGATTACTCGCGGACCTCCTGCTTCACCGCCCTCAGTCTCTCATTAATCTGCTCCGCTTCCTTCTTATCCTTCTCATAGGACAGCAGACGGACAATGGCATAGACTACAGCGATTTGCAGGGCAAACAGAAGTGCAGCGGACACACTGGCCACAGCTCCAATCAGGCTGGCAAGGGTGATGAGCAGGAGCTCCAGCAGGAGAAAATGAATAACGATCCTAACACGCATCGCCCGCTCGCTCACCCCGTCAGGAACGTACAACATCAAGCCTGTCAATGCTCCAAGCAGGGAGAAGCCCATAATCGTATAGATGGATATCAGGTCAAAGGCGAGTTCCGGGATAAAAATCTGCCGCAGCACCGCAATGATTATGATGATGGATGCGAAGATAACCAGAAAATCGCGGATGATGTCTTTGGCAACCTCTGAACGCTTCATGCTGTAATCCCCCTTTATAATCCAAGTCTTTGTTTCAGTACGGGCACATACTGTCTTGAAATGACTACACGTTCCCCATTATCAAGCAGAGCTGTGAACCGGCCGCTGAGGGATGGACGCACGCTCTCAATCTTGGCGATATTCAGAATCGTGGATTTGGAGGCGCGAAAACAGTTCTTGTCCCGGCACAGTGCCTCCAGTTCATACAGCTTCTGCTTCACTTCATACACCTGGTTCTCGCTGTAGACGAATACTTTACCGTCCACGGCTTCGAAATAATAGACATCACTGAGCTTGATGCGGCTGACCCGCTCTTCCTGTACCCCCAGGAGGACAAGAGTCTCTGCCTTAAGCTTATGTACAATCTGACTGATCTCATCAGTTGCTTCATAGCATCTGATGATGATTTCCTCTTGCTGCTCCCTGCTAATATGTTCGATAAAAATTCGGATAGGATCACCTGCGATAATTCAGATTTGAAGGTCTGTTGCCTAATTAATGTACATGATACGGGAACCGCTCCCATACGACAAATATAACTACTACACAGGTACGCCAAGTGGAAACGGCTTTGCCGTCCTTTTAAAGGACGGTACCGTTTCAGCGAGAAATAGAAGGATAACTTATCGTGTGAAACATATAAATTCTATTTCAAAAAAGGCTGCCCTCCGGTTGGACCGGTCGGACAGCCTTATATAAACTTAGTTGTTATGATACCGCCCTCTGGGCACGACCAGCGGGGAACCGGAGACAGGGTCAGGAATGACTGTGCATTCCAGTCCGAAGATCTCTTTGACCCGCAGGCTTGTGATAACCTCTGCGGGCGCACCTTCCGCGACCAGCCTGCCGGAATGCAGTGCAAAGATATGGTCGGCATACCGGGCGGACAGGTTAATATCATGCAGCACCATGACAATGGTGGTTCCGTGCTTGCGGTTCAGATCGGTGAGCAGGTCCAGGATCTCCACCTGATAGGTGATATCCAGGAAGGTGGTCGGCTCATCCAGGAACAGGATATCGGTCTGCTGGGCCAGGGCCATTGCAATCCAGACCCGCTGCTGCTGGCCGCCGGACAGCTCATCAATATTACGGTTAGCGAATTCGGTAATATTCATAATCTCCATCGCTTCGGCCACAGCCTCGTAATCCTTCCTGGACCAGCCGCCCAGCAGCGACTGGTGCGGAAATCTGCCGCGTCCCACCAGGTCGGCAACCGATATCCCTTCCGGCACAATCGGAGATTGCGGCAGCAGTCCGATCACCCGGGCCAGCGCTTTGGCTGGAATCTGCGAGATCGGCTTGCCGTCCAGCGTCACCTGGCCTGCGGTATGCTTGATCAGCCTAGCCATGGTTTTGAGCAGGGTGGATTTCCCGCAGCCGTTGGAGCCGATAATCACACTGATCTGATGATCCGGGATCACCAGGTCTATCCCATGAATAATTGTCTTATTCTCATAGCCCGCTATCAACTGCTCAGCTCCAAACACATGTGCCTTGTTCATTATAACTCTCCCTTTCGATTCATGCGGATTAACAGGAAGATCAGATAAGGTGCTCCGAGTAATCCGGTAATGATGCCTACAGGGAATCTGTACTCAAATGCAAATTGTCCAATCAGATCGGACGCCAGGACCAGATTCACGCCGACCAGACCTGCGGGGATGATGCTGGAGGCGCCTGTACCCACCAGTCTTTTGGCAATCGGCCCTGACAGGAAGGAGACAAACGCAATAGGTCCGGTAGTAGCCGTAGCAATCGCCACCATGCAGACAGAGCTGACAATCAGTGCGATTCGGGTCCGGTCTGTGCGGACTCCAAGCGAGGTAGCCGACTGCTCCCCCAGCTCCAGAATACTCAGATGCTTGCCCAGCAGGATGATGATTGGCGAACAGATCAGCACGATGATCACCAGCGGCGGAAGCTCGCGCATCTGTGAGCCATTGAGACTGCCGGTCAGCCAGCGGACCGCTGAAGGGATGTCCTTCTCGGAGCCGATCAGCAGCAGGTAGGAGATCACGGCATCCAGCATCGCCTGAAGGCCGATCCCGATCAGAATTAACCGCCCGATAGAGAAGGTTCTTCCCCTGGAGAGCACGTAGATCAGCAGCACAGTGGCAAGGCCAGCGATTACCGAAGCAACAGAGACTACAGCTCCGCTGGCTTGCAGGATCACGATGCAGTATACCGCCGCCGCACTTGATCCGGAAGTAATGCCAATGACATTCGGGTTCGCCAGCGGGTTGCGCAGCATCGTCTGGAAGGTGTACCCGGCCATACCGAAGGCGAATCCGGCAAAAAGACCCGCCAGCATCCGCGGCAGCCGGATAATATTCACGGCGAACGAGACACCCTGGAGTTCTTCGCCAGAGAGTGCGCGGATTACCTCAGAGGCCGGATAGATGGTATTCCCGAGTAGAAGCATCGCGCAGCACAGTACACAGGCAAGTACTGCAAGCAGGCTGGTTACAATCAGGCCCCGGCGGTGTCTTTGACGTCTGCCCGCCATAATGAATTCAATCGTTTCATTTCTCATAAGGATCGCACTTTCGACTTCATCGCTAATAGAATTAGGATCGGTGCCCCTACAAAGGCTGTGACCACACCGACTTCAAGTTCTCCGGGGCTGCCAATCAGCCGGCCGCCTACATCGGAGACCGTGAGGATAATAGCCCCGGTGACCGCTGACATCGGGATTACGAACCGCAGGTCCGAGCCGAGGATCAGACGGATTACGTGAGTGGACAAGAGGCCGATGAACCCGATAGGTCCAGCCAATGCTGTCACTGCTCCGCATAATAATACCCCGGCCAGCGCGGCGGTAAGCCGCAGTGTCCCTGTGCGGACCCCGAGGCCGGTCGCCACATCATCGCCCAGGGCCAGCGCATTCAGGGCCGGAGCTGTAATGAAGGCAATCAGTATGCCGATCAGCAGGAACGGAAGGAAGGTAGTAATGCCGCTCCAGGTCCCCGCACCCACGCTGCCCACCTGCCAGAACCGGAACTGGTCCATGACGTAAGCGCGCGGAATCATGATGGCGGTAACCAGAGAGGACAGAGCCGCGCTGATCGCAGCACCCGCCAGAACGAGCTTAATGGGCGTGGCTCCGCCACGCCCCATCGAGCCGATTCCGAATACGAATACCGCTGTAATTGCAGCTCCGGCTAAGGCTAACCATATATATTGGTTTGCAGTGCTTATGTTCAGGAATGCAATTCCGCAGACCACGAACAAAGAGGCCCCCGTATTCACCCCGAGGATGCTGGGATCGGCAATCGGGTTGCGGGTCACCGCCTGCATCAAGGCTCCCGATACACCAAGCGCTCCGCCGCACATCAGGCTGAACACCGTCCGGGAAATCCGCTTGCGCACCACGTTTGCCCCATAGCTGTCCACCTCTGGACGGAATAGCCCATCCATCAGC is a window encoding:
- a CDS encoding GIY-YIG nuclease family protein, producing MPAQLTDKVAGLPLTPGVYLMKDGLGHVIYVGKAKQLRKRVQSYFYNNKGHSPKVKQLVKHIRDLDYRLTDTELEAFMLECQLIKEIKPMYNRKMKNPLAYSYISIVDKAPYRQIEIGYEPSTEAGSLVYGPYTSRSTVERAVLGIKESQRILCSSPHSRSSRCLNHSLGLCIGMCGGGEAAVAQYEAVIDGIICLLEGKDSVIVAGLEARMEDAALRFDFETAAKFRDYLGAVHSLLQKEQVIEFTGANKNIIVLEPVDDQSHKLILIKGSVILYRTLLARDALNEGQLTGRIAASAREVFRSSSQTAATEEMSRHKIDEAQIIYSYLKSSSSHYLLVPPEWLDDEGVTGLEEGIAELVQSSVLDM
- a CDS encoding GNAT family N-acetyltransferase, encoding MNIQIIHPEADQYGNSRENIFIALGEQGDYLGSAYTYPAINHHQTPDTPYLIYISVDPAEHSDEIAQQEVSRELFNQVLIRARELRALRPDLTARIYGEFQADQKQRDFYIGTEFEADYSIIMEASIAEGFTYNLPEEITVQPEDLHSADRRIVYKERYDTIFITPLNLDTLAEQGRHPHFHNLSFGRDGRLLGGCTFWAADGYGYIETLYVMPEARGTGIAKVIINYIFDYFLANGMNLIRLEVWELNTRAVALYRSLGFTRVEQKTMFPGITL
- a CDS encoding dienelactone hydrolase family protein is translated as MHSRIKLISWIRITLFIVFVILTWSPVIDWSFSWVLLAVLLFIFALKGSVDLIRKKTDVRPFRRSTRVWKRLLTAVALLIALIPPILFPQYRAPEVTGEYEVSTAVYTYTDPIRVEEFTDTGEHRRVNVEFWYPGHAEGTYPLIVFSHGAFGVRESNASTFTELASHGYVVVSIDHPYHSFYTQGVDGKVTMVNAEYMREVNDSNKDGVYTVEELYGLTRKWMKLRTGDMNLVIDHILEKAASSGDPVYQRIDTEHIGVIGHSMGGAASVALGRERSDVDAVVNLDAPFFTELVYDRKINDLAATNEPYRVQLLNLYTDDVWRQLGKNSAYAANNTANPNFKDAYTVHFEGAKHLSLTDLPLFSPILANVLQHGRADIDKYYCIETMNRLILEFYDYTLKGTGPFAPQAVY
- a CDS encoding DUF3021 family protein, with the protein product MKRSEVAKDIIRDFLVIFASIIIIIAVLRQIFIPELAFDLISIYTIMGFSLLGALTGLMLYVPDGVSERAMRVRIVIHFLLLELLLITLASLIGAVASVSAALLFALQIAVVYAIVRLLSYEKDKKEAEQINERLRAVKQEVRE
- a CDS encoding LytTR family DNA-binding domain-containing protein encodes the protein MIAGDPIRIFIEHISREQQEEIIIRCYEATDEISQIVHKLKAETLVLLGVQEERVSRIKLSDVYYFEAVDGKVFVYSENQVYEVKQKLYELEALCRDKNCFRASKSTILNIAKIESVRPSLSGRFTALLDNGERVVISRQYVPVLKQRLGL
- a CDS encoding ABC transporter ATP-binding protein: MNKAHVFGAEQLIAGYENKTIIHGIDLVIPDHQISVIIGSNGCGKSTLLKTMARLIKHTAGQVTLDGKPISQIPAKALARVIGLLPQSPIVPEGISVADLVGRGRFPHQSLLGGWSRKDYEAVAEAMEIMNITEFANRNIDELSGGQQQRVWIAMALAQQTDILFLDEPTTFLDITYQVEILDLLTDLNRKHGTTIVMVLHDINLSARYADHIFALHSGRLVAEGAPAEVITSLRVKEIFGLECTVIPDPVSGSPLVVPRGRYHNN
- a CDS encoding iron chelate uptake ABC transporter family permease subunit — translated: MRNETIEFIMAGRRQRHRRGLIVTSLLAVLACVLCCAMLLLGNTIYPASEVIRALSGEELQGVSFAVNIIRLPRMLAGLFAGFAFGMAGYTFQTMLRNPLANPNVIGITSGSSAAAVYCIVILQASGAVVSVASVIAGLATVLLIYVLSRGRTFSIGRLILIGIGLQAMLDAVISYLLLIGSEKDIPSAVRWLTGSLNGSQMRELPPLVIIVLICSPIIILLGKHLSILELGEQSATSLGVRTDRTRIALIVSSVCMVAIATATTGPIAFVSFLSGPIAKRLVGTGASSIIPAGLVGVNLVLASDLIGQFAFEYRFPVGIITGLLGAPYLIFLLIRMNRKGEL
- a CDS encoding iron ABC transporter permease, which produces MMSSPVSGDNKLKLHMPKNFILVLVSCMVLLVLCIIASLVLGARHVGWNELMDGLFRPEVDSYGANVVRKRISRTVFSLMCGGALGVSGALMQAVTRNPIADPSILGVNTGASLFVVCGIAFLNISTANQYIWLALAGAAITAVFVFGIGSMGRGGATPIKLVLAGAAISAALSSLVTAIMIPRAYVMDQFRFWQVGSVGAGTWSGITTFLPFLLIGILIAFITAPALNALALGDDVATGLGVRTGTLRLTAALAGVLLCGAVTALAGPIGFIGLLSTHVIRLILGSDLRFVIPMSAVTGAIILTVSDVGGRLIGSPGELEVGVVTAFVGAPILILLAMKSKVRSL